In Notamacropus eugenii isolate mMacEug1 chromosome 1, mMacEug1.pri_v2, whole genome shotgun sequence, one genomic interval encodes:
- the ADNP gene encoding activity-dependent neuroprotector homeobox protein isoform X1: MFQLPVNNLGSLRKARKTVKKILSDIGLEYCKEHIEDFKQFEPNDFYLKNTTWEDVGLWDPSLTKNQDYRTKPFCCSACPFSSKFFSAYKSHFRNVHSEDFENRILLNCPYCTFNADKKTLETHIKIFHAPNASAPSGSISTFKDKNKHDSLKPKQADSVEQAVYYCKKCTYRDPLYEVVRKHIYREHFQHVAAPYIAKAGEKSLNGAVPLSSNTREEGSIHCKRCLFMPKSYEALVQHVIEDHERIGYQVTAMIGHTNVVVPRSKPLMLIAPKPQEKKPMGLPQRVGSLASGNVRSLPSQQIVNRLTIPKPNLNSTGVNMMSNVHLQQNNYGVKSVAQSYGVGQSVRLGLSGNAPVSIPQQSQSMKQLLPSGNGRSYGLGSEQRSQAPTRYSLQSANSSSLSSSQLKSSSLSQSQSASRVLGQSSSKPAAAAAAAAAAAAAAAAAAATGPSAATNTSSTQKWKICTICNELFPENVYSVHFEKEHKAEKVPAVANYIMKIHNFTSKCLYCNRYLPTDTLLNHMLIHGLSCPYCRSTFNDVEKMAAHMRMVHVDEEMGPKTDSTLSFDLTLQQGSHTNIHLLVTTYNLRDAPAESVAYHAQNNPPVPPKPQPKVQEKADVPIKSSPQAAVPYKKDVGKTLCPLCFSILKGPISDALAHHLRERHQVIQTVHPVEKKLTYKCIHCLGVYTSNMTASTITLHLVHCRGVGKTQNGQDKTNAPSRLNQSPGLAPVKRTYENIEFNLLKKRKLDDEVDTPSIFEEKPEEPVVLALDPKGHEDDSYEARKTFLTKYFNKQPYPTRREIEKLAASLWLWKSDIASHFSNKRKKCVRDCEKYKPGVLLGFNMKELNKVKHEMDFDAEWLFENHDEKNSRVNASKTVDKKLNLGKEDDSSSDGFENLDEESNGSGSPFAATFDVEHKIPNDSIVENPEESVTKITTGDTLESEDKIDQKDEEDSKYGDTHSTEEPTKLIHDASDSDVEQDDPVEWKDGASPCESGPGSQQVSDFEDNTCEMKPGAWTDESSQSEDAGSSKPVAETKGASESDEEQLKWKNSSYGKVEEFWSKDQSQWKNASENEESLSNPQMEWQNSTIDSEDGEQFDNMTDGVAEPIHSTLTGVELSSQQA, from the exons ATGTTCCAACTTCCTGTCAACAACCTTGGCAGTTTAAGAAAAGCCCggaaaactgtgaaaaaaatacTTAGTGACATTGGTTTGGAATACTGTAAAGAACATATAGAA GATTTTAAACAGTTTGAACCTAATGACTTTTATTTGAAAAACACTACATGGGAAGATGTAGGATTATGGGACCCTTCACTTACAAAAAACCAG gaCTATCGGACAAAACCCTTTTGCTGTAGTGCTTGTCCATTTTCCTCAAAATTCTTTTCGGCCTACAAAAGTCACTTCCGGAATGTTCATAGTGAAGACTTTGAAAATAGGATTCTCCTTAATTGTCCCTACTGTACTTTCAATGCAGACAAAAAGACTTTGGAAACGCACATTAAAATATTTCATGCTCCAAATGCCAGTGCACCAAGTGGCAGCATCAGCActtttaaagataaaaacaaacatgATAGCCTTAAACCTAAGCAGGCTGACAGTGTAGAGCAAGCTGTTTATTACTGTAAGAAGTGCACTTACCGAGACCCTCTGTATGAAGTAGTTAGAAAGCACATTTACAGGGAACATTTTCAGCATGTTGCAGCACCTTACATAGCAAAGGCAGGTGAAAAGTCACTTAATGGTGCAGTCCCATTAAGTTCAAATACCCGAGAGGAGGGAAGTATTCACTGCAAACGATGCCTTTTTATGCCGAAATCCTATGAAGCTTTAGTACAACATGTTATTGAAGATCATGAACGTATAGGCTATCAGGTGACAGCAATGATAGGGCATACCAATGTAGTGGTTCCAAGATCTAAACCATTGATGCTAATTGCTCCAAAACCACAGGAGAAAAAGCCTATGGGACTCCCACAAAGAGTTGGTTCCCTTGCCTCTGGAAATGTCCGATCTCTTCCATCACAGCAGATAGTGAATCGACTCACTATACCAAAGCCTAATTTAAATTCTACAGGAGTAAATATGATGTCTAACGTCCATCTCCAACAGAATAATTATGGAGTCAAATCAGTAGCCCAGAGTTACGGTGTTGGTCAGTCAGTAAGACTAGGTTTAAGTGGTAATGCACCCGTTTCCATTCCTCAGCAGTCTCAGTCAATGAAACAGCTACTGCCCAGTGGGAATGGGAGATCTTATGGTCTTGGCTCAGAGCAGAGGTCACAGGCACCAACAAGATACTCTCTACAGTCTGCCAATTCATCTTCTCTTTCATCAAGCCAATTGAAgtcatcctctctctctcagtcGCAGTCAGCATCTAGAGTATTAGGTCAGTCCAGTTCAAaacccgctgctgctgctgccgccgccgccgccgctgctgctgctgccgctgctgctgctgctacaggcCCTTCTGCAGCAACCAATACTTCATCAACACAAAAGTGGAAAATTTGTACAATTTGTAATGAGCTGTTCCCTGAAAATGTCTACAGTGTTCACTTTGAAAAGGAGCATAAGGCAGAGAAGGTGCCTGCAGTTGCTAACTACATAATGAAAATACACAATTTCACTAGTAAATGTCTATATTGTAATCGCTATTTGCCCACTGATACTTTGCTTAACCACATGTTAATCCATGGTCTCTCTTGTCCATATTGCCGTTCAACTTTTAATGATGTGGAAAAGATGGCTGCTCACATGCGAATGGTTCATGTTGATGAAGAAATGGGACCCAAAACTGATTCCACTTTAAGCTTTGATTTGACATTGCAACAGGGTAGTCACACTAACATACATCTGCTTGTAACCACGTACAACTTGAGAGATGCCCCGGCTGAATCTGTAGCTTATCATGCCCAGAATAATCCCCCAGTTCCCCCAAAGCCACAGCCAAAAGTTCAGGAAAAGGCAGATGTCCCTATAAAGAGCTCACCTCAAGCTGCAGTACCCTATAAAAAAGATGTAGGTAAAACACTTTGTCCTCTATGCTTTTCAATCCTAAAAGGACCCATCTCTGATGCACTTGCACATCATTTACGGGAGAGGCACCAGGTTATTCAGACGGTTCATCCAGTTGAGAAAAAGCTCACCTACAAATGCATCCATTGCCTTGGTGTATACACTAGTAACATGACAGCCTCAACAATCACATTGCATCTGGTTCACTGCAGAGGTGTTGGAAAGACCCAAAATGGCCAAGATAAAACAAATGCTCCTTCTCGGCTCAATCAATCTCCAGGGCTGGCACCCGTAAAGCGTACTTATGAGAACATAGAATTTAATTTGCTGAAAAAGAGGAAGTTAGATGATGAGGTAGATACACCCTCCATCTTTGAAGAAAAACCTGAAGAGCCGGTTGTCTTAGCTTTAGACCCCAAGGGTCATGAAGATGATTCATATGAAGCAAGAAAAACATTTCTTACAAAGTATTTCAACAAACAACCCTATCCCActagaagagaaattgaaaaattGGCTGCCAGTTTATGGTTATGGAAGAGTGACATTGCTTCTCATTTCAgtaataaaaggaagaaatgtgtCAGAGATTGTGAAAAGTATAAACCTGGCGTGTTACTGGGTTTTAACATGAAAGAACTAAACAAAGTTAAACATGAGATGGATTTTGATGCTGAGTGGCTATTTGAAAATCATGATGAAAAGAATTCTAGAGTCAATGCTAGTAAAACTGTTGATAAAAAATTAAACCTTGGGAAGGAAGATGACAGTTCCTCAGATGGTTTTGAAAATTTAGATGAAGAATCCAATGGAAGTGGTAGTCCTTTTGCTGCAACTTTTGATGTTGAACATAAAATTCCTAATGATAGCATAGTGGAGAACCCAGAAGAAAGCGTTACCAAAATAACTACTGGGGACACTTTAGAATCTGAAGATAAGATAGACCAAAAAGATGAGGAAGATTCAAAATATGGAGATACTCATTCTACAGAGGAACCAACAAAACTAATACATGATGCCTCTGATAGTGATGTTGAACAAGATGATCCTGTTGAATGGAAAGATGGTGCTTCTCCATGTGAAAGTGGGCCTGGTTCTCAACAGGTGTCTGACTTTGAAGACAATACATGTGAAATGAAACCTGGAGCATGGACTGATGAATCATCCCAGAGTGAAGATGCTGGAAGCAGCAAACCAGTTGCTGAAACAAAAGGTGCATCAGAAAGTGATGAAGAGCAGTTGAAATGGAAGAATAGTTCCTATGGAAAAGTAGAAGAATTTTGGTCCAAGGACCAGTCACAGTGGAAAAATGCATCTGAAAATGAGGAGAGTTTGTCCAACCCACAGATGGAGTGGCAGAATAGCACAATTGACAGTGAAGATGGAGAGCAATTTGATAATATGACTGATGGTGTTGCAGAACCAATACATAGCACCTTAACCGGTGTAGAGTTGAGCAGCCAACAAGCATAA
- the ADNP gene encoding activity-dependent neuroprotector homeobox protein isoform X2: MPKSYEALVQHVIEDHERIGYQVTAMIGHTNVVVPRSKPLMLIAPKPQEKKPMGLPQRVGSLASGNVRSLPSQQIVNRLTIPKPNLNSTGVNMMSNVHLQQNNYGVKSVAQSYGVGQSVRLGLSGNAPVSIPQQSQSMKQLLPSGNGRSYGLGSEQRSQAPTRYSLQSANSSSLSSSQLKSSSLSQSQSASRVLGQSSSKPAAAAAAAAAAAAAAAAAAATGPSAATNTSSTQKWKICTICNELFPENVYSVHFEKEHKAEKVPAVANYIMKIHNFTSKCLYCNRYLPTDTLLNHMLIHGLSCPYCRSTFNDVEKMAAHMRMVHVDEEMGPKTDSTLSFDLTLQQGSHTNIHLLVTTYNLRDAPAESVAYHAQNNPPVPPKPQPKVQEKADVPIKSSPQAAVPYKKDVGKTLCPLCFSILKGPISDALAHHLRERHQVIQTVHPVEKKLTYKCIHCLGVYTSNMTASTITLHLVHCRGVGKTQNGQDKTNAPSRLNQSPGLAPVKRTYENIEFNLLKKRKLDDEVDTPSIFEEKPEEPVVLALDPKGHEDDSYEARKTFLTKYFNKQPYPTRREIEKLAASLWLWKSDIASHFSNKRKKCVRDCEKYKPGVLLGFNMKELNKVKHEMDFDAEWLFENHDEKNSRVNASKTVDKKLNLGKEDDSSSDGFENLDEESNGSGSPFAATFDVEHKIPNDSIVENPEESVTKITTGDTLESEDKIDQKDEEDSKYGDTHSTEEPTKLIHDASDSDVEQDDPVEWKDGASPCESGPGSQQVSDFEDNTCEMKPGAWTDESSQSEDAGSSKPVAETKGASESDEEQLKWKNSSYGKVEEFWSKDQSQWKNASENEESLSNPQMEWQNSTIDSEDGEQFDNMTDGVAEPIHSTLTGVELSSQQA; this comes from the coding sequence ATGCCGAAATCCTATGAAGCTTTAGTACAACATGTTATTGAAGATCATGAACGTATAGGCTATCAGGTGACAGCAATGATAGGGCATACCAATGTAGTGGTTCCAAGATCTAAACCATTGATGCTAATTGCTCCAAAACCACAGGAGAAAAAGCCTATGGGACTCCCACAAAGAGTTGGTTCCCTTGCCTCTGGAAATGTCCGATCTCTTCCATCACAGCAGATAGTGAATCGACTCACTATACCAAAGCCTAATTTAAATTCTACAGGAGTAAATATGATGTCTAACGTCCATCTCCAACAGAATAATTATGGAGTCAAATCAGTAGCCCAGAGTTACGGTGTTGGTCAGTCAGTAAGACTAGGTTTAAGTGGTAATGCACCCGTTTCCATTCCTCAGCAGTCTCAGTCAATGAAACAGCTACTGCCCAGTGGGAATGGGAGATCTTATGGTCTTGGCTCAGAGCAGAGGTCACAGGCACCAACAAGATACTCTCTACAGTCTGCCAATTCATCTTCTCTTTCATCAAGCCAATTGAAgtcatcctctctctctcagtcGCAGTCAGCATCTAGAGTATTAGGTCAGTCCAGTTCAAaacccgctgctgctgctgccgccgccgccgccgctgctgctgctgccgctgctgctgctgctacaggcCCTTCTGCAGCAACCAATACTTCATCAACACAAAAGTGGAAAATTTGTACAATTTGTAATGAGCTGTTCCCTGAAAATGTCTACAGTGTTCACTTTGAAAAGGAGCATAAGGCAGAGAAGGTGCCTGCAGTTGCTAACTACATAATGAAAATACACAATTTCACTAGTAAATGTCTATATTGTAATCGCTATTTGCCCACTGATACTTTGCTTAACCACATGTTAATCCATGGTCTCTCTTGTCCATATTGCCGTTCAACTTTTAATGATGTGGAAAAGATGGCTGCTCACATGCGAATGGTTCATGTTGATGAAGAAATGGGACCCAAAACTGATTCCACTTTAAGCTTTGATTTGACATTGCAACAGGGTAGTCACACTAACATACATCTGCTTGTAACCACGTACAACTTGAGAGATGCCCCGGCTGAATCTGTAGCTTATCATGCCCAGAATAATCCCCCAGTTCCCCCAAAGCCACAGCCAAAAGTTCAGGAAAAGGCAGATGTCCCTATAAAGAGCTCACCTCAAGCTGCAGTACCCTATAAAAAAGATGTAGGTAAAACACTTTGTCCTCTATGCTTTTCAATCCTAAAAGGACCCATCTCTGATGCACTTGCACATCATTTACGGGAGAGGCACCAGGTTATTCAGACGGTTCATCCAGTTGAGAAAAAGCTCACCTACAAATGCATCCATTGCCTTGGTGTATACACTAGTAACATGACAGCCTCAACAATCACATTGCATCTGGTTCACTGCAGAGGTGTTGGAAAGACCCAAAATGGCCAAGATAAAACAAATGCTCCTTCTCGGCTCAATCAATCTCCAGGGCTGGCACCCGTAAAGCGTACTTATGAGAACATAGAATTTAATTTGCTGAAAAAGAGGAAGTTAGATGATGAGGTAGATACACCCTCCATCTTTGAAGAAAAACCTGAAGAGCCGGTTGTCTTAGCTTTAGACCCCAAGGGTCATGAAGATGATTCATATGAAGCAAGAAAAACATTTCTTACAAAGTATTTCAACAAACAACCCTATCCCActagaagagaaattgaaaaattGGCTGCCAGTTTATGGTTATGGAAGAGTGACATTGCTTCTCATTTCAgtaataaaaggaagaaatgtgtCAGAGATTGTGAAAAGTATAAACCTGGCGTGTTACTGGGTTTTAACATGAAAGAACTAAACAAAGTTAAACATGAGATGGATTTTGATGCTGAGTGGCTATTTGAAAATCATGATGAAAAGAATTCTAGAGTCAATGCTAGTAAAACTGTTGATAAAAAATTAAACCTTGGGAAGGAAGATGACAGTTCCTCAGATGGTTTTGAAAATTTAGATGAAGAATCCAATGGAAGTGGTAGTCCTTTTGCTGCAACTTTTGATGTTGAACATAAAATTCCTAATGATAGCATAGTGGAGAACCCAGAAGAAAGCGTTACCAAAATAACTACTGGGGACACTTTAGAATCTGAAGATAAGATAGACCAAAAAGATGAGGAAGATTCAAAATATGGAGATACTCATTCTACAGAGGAACCAACAAAACTAATACATGATGCCTCTGATAGTGATGTTGAACAAGATGATCCTGTTGAATGGAAAGATGGTGCTTCTCCATGTGAAAGTGGGCCTGGTTCTCAACAGGTGTCTGACTTTGAAGACAATACATGTGAAATGAAACCTGGAGCATGGACTGATGAATCATCCCAGAGTGAAGATGCTGGAAGCAGCAAACCAGTTGCTGAAACAAAAGGTGCATCAGAAAGTGATGAAGAGCAGTTGAAATGGAAGAATAGTTCCTATGGAAAAGTAGAAGAATTTTGGTCCAAGGACCAGTCACAGTGGAAAAATGCATCTGAAAATGAGGAGAGTTTGTCCAACCCACAGATGGAGTGGCAGAATAGCACAATTGACAGTGAAGATGGAGAGCAATTTGATAATATGACTGATGGTGTTGCAGAACCAATACATAGCACCTTAACCGGTGTAGAGTTGAGCAGCCAACAAGCATAA